The proteins below come from a single Sphingomonas carotinifaciens genomic window:
- a CDS encoding aspartate-semialdehyde dehydrogenase: MGYRVVVAGATGNVGREMINILAEREFPIDEIAVLASSRSQGDQIEYGETGKQLTVKNIEHFDPAGWDIALFAIGSEATKVYAPKFAAAGCVVIDNSSLYRMDPDVPLIVPEVNPDAIDGYKARNIIANPNCSTAQMVVALKPLHDKATVKRVVVATYQSVSGAGKQGMDELFEQSRNIFVGDPATPVKFTKQIAFNVIPHIDSFLEDGTTKEEWKMVAETKKILDPKVKVTATCVRVPVFVGHSEALNIEFENEISAEEAQSILREAPGVMLVDKREDGGYVTPVECVGDYATFISRVREDSTVDNGLSLWCVSDNLRKGAALNAVQIAELLGRRHLKKAD, translated from the coding sequence ATGGGTTACCGGGTGGTGGTTGCAGGGGCCACGGGCAATGTCGGGCGCGAGATGATCAACATCCTCGCCGAGCGCGAGTTTCCGATCGACGAGATCGCGGTGCTCGCCTCGTCGCGCAGTCAGGGCGATCAGATCGAATATGGCGAGACGGGCAAGCAGCTGACCGTCAAGAATATCGAGCATTTCGATCCGGCCGGCTGGGACATCGCGCTGTTCGCGATCGGGTCGGAGGCGACCAAGGTCTATGCGCCCAAGTTCGCGGCGGCGGGCTGCGTGGTGATCGACAATTCGTCGCTCTACCGCATGGACCCGGACGTGCCGCTGATCGTGCCCGAGGTGAACCCGGATGCGATCGACGGGTACAAGGCACGCAACATCATCGCCAACCCCAATTGCTCGACCGCGCAGATGGTGGTCGCGCTGAAGCCGCTGCACGACAAGGCGACGGTCAAGCGCGTCGTCGTCGCGACCTACCAGTCGGTGTCGGGCGCGGGCAAGCAGGGCATGGACGAGCTGTTCGAGCAGAGCCGCAACATCTTCGTCGGCGACCCCGCCACCCCGGTGAAGTTCACCAAGCAGATCGCGTTCAACGTGATCCCGCACATCGACAGCTTCCTGGAGGACGGCACCACCAAGGAAGAGTGGAAGATGGTGGCCGAGACCAAGAAGATCCTCGACCCCAAGGTGAAGGTGACCGCGACCTGCGTGCGCGTGCCCGTGTTCGTCGGCCATTCCGAGGCGCTGAACATCGAGTTCGAGAACGAGATTTCGGCCGAGGAGGCACAGAGCATCCTGCGCGAGGCGCCCGGCGTGATGCTGGTCGATAAGCGCGAGGATGGCGGCTACGTCACGCCGGTGGAATGCGTCGGCGATTATGCGACCTTCATCAGCCGCGTGCGCGAGGATTCGACCGTCGACAACGGACTGTCGCTGTGGTGCGTGTCGGACAATCTGCGCAAAGGCGCGGCGCTCAACGCGGTGCAGATCGCCGAACTGCTCGGCCGGCGGCATCTGAAGAAGGCGGATTGA
- a CDS encoding YitT family protein translates to MQADTDLPPSPIGRPHSLLEDAYALAIGCILIIVGLLFLHAAGLVTGGIAGVALLLSYLLPLPAGVLFTLINIPFFIFAHKVMGARFAVKTVLVNVGIAAFSAATRVSVHVIDVHPAFASVVGGTVIGMGILALARHQAGVGGTGVVTLWLQRRRGWNAGHTQIALDVLILGLAVPVVTGPQLAWSALSAASISLILIAWHRPGRYIGH, encoded by the coding sequence ATGCAAGCCGATACCGACCTTCCCCCCAGCCCGATCGGCCGCCCCCACAGCCTGCTCGAAGACGCCTATGCCCTTGCGATCGGGTGCATCCTCATCATCGTCGGCCTGTTGTTCCTGCATGCCGCCGGTCTGGTGACGGGCGGCATCGCCGGCGTCGCGCTGCTGCTGTCCTATCTGTTGCCGCTGCCGGCCGGCGTGCTGTTCACGCTCATCAACATCCCGTTCTTCATCTTCGCGCACAAGGTGATGGGCGCGCGCTTTGCGGTGAAGACGGTGCTGGTCAATGTCGGCATCGCCGCCTTTTCCGCGGCGACGCGCGTCTCGGTGCACGTCATCGACGTCCACCCCGCCTTTGCCAGCGTGGTCGGCGGCACGGTGATCGGCATGGGCATCCTGGCGCTCGCCCGGCACCAGGCCGGCGTCGGGGGCACCGGCGTCGTCACCCTATGGCTGCAACGCCGCCGCGGCTGGAACGCCGGTCACACCCAGATCGCGCTCGACGTGCTGATCCTGGGGCTCGCGGTGCCGGTGGTGACGGGCCCGCAACTCGCCTGGTCCGCGCTCAGTGCCGCCTCGATCAGCCTGATCCTGATCGCCTGGCACCGGCCGGGGCGGTATATCGGGCATTAG
- a CDS encoding GFA family protein, whose protein sequence is MREAMTGGCQCGRIRYAATIEDGDEAYLCHCKMCRRATGAAATAFVNLARDRLHWLVEPDWYRSSPIALRPFCATCGTPLGFAFADGEGNIDLTLGSFDDPTRFKPVRNYASESILPAWQDTSHLPGMRSDENAGVTQRWMDSLGRLPD, encoded by the coding sequence ATGCGCGAGGCGATGACCGGTGGCTGCCAGTGCGGGCGCATCCGCTACGCAGCGACGATCGAGGATGGCGACGAGGCCTATCTGTGCCATTGCAAGATGTGCAGGCGGGCGACGGGCGCTGCCGCCACCGCCTTCGTCAATCTCGCGCGCGACCGGCTGCACTGGCTGGTCGAGCCCGACTGGTATCGATCCTCGCCGATCGCGCTGCGCCCCTTTTGCGCGACGTGCGGGACGCCGCTCGGCTTCGCCTTTGCCGATGGGGAGGGGAATATCGACCTGACCCTGGGGTCCTTCGACGATCCGACCCGGTTCAAGCCGGTGCGCAACTATGCTAGCGAAAGCATCCTCCCCGCCTGGCAGGACACCTCTCACCTGCCGGGCATGCGCTCCGACGAGAATGCGGGCGTGACCCAGCGATGGATGGATAGCCTTGGCCGACTTCCCGATTGA
- a CDS encoding alpha/beta fold hydrolase codes for MADFPIETHYFDSFDGTRLAWHEMGAGRPIVLIHGYFSDANTNWIRYGHAAAIAAKGYRVIMPDLRAHGQSARPHDDAAYFPDVLTRDGHALIEHLDLGDYDLGGYSLGARTTSRMVATGAEPGRIIFAGMGLDGLTDTNRRVDHFTHILTNLGQHKRGSPEWLAEAFLKTTGGDPVALLGILRTFADTPLETIRGFAQPTLVVAGVDDFDNGSAKDLADTLPNATYTEIPGGHMSCVAKPELGQAIAAFL; via the coding sequence TTGGCCGACTTCCCGATTGAAACGCACTATTTCGACAGCTTCGACGGCACGCGCCTGGCGTGGCATGAAATGGGGGCGGGGCGTCCGATCGTCCTGATCCACGGATATTTCTCCGACGCCAACACCAACTGGATCCGCTACGGCCATGCCGCGGCGATCGCGGCCAAGGGCTACCGCGTCATCATGCCGGATCTGCGCGCGCACGGGCAAAGCGCTCGGCCGCATGACGATGCCGCCTATTTCCCCGACGTGCTGACCCGCGACGGCCATGCACTGATCGAGCATCTCGACCTCGGCGACTATGACCTGGGCGGCTATTCGCTGGGCGCGCGAACGACCTCGCGCATGGTGGCGACCGGTGCGGAGCCGGGGCGGATCATCTTCGCGGGCATGGGGCTCGACGGCCTGACCGACACCAACCGCCGGGTGGATCATTTCACCCACATCCTGACCAATCTGGGCCAGCACAAGCGCGGCAGCCCCGAATGGCTGGCCGAGGCTTTCCTGAAGACCACCGGCGGCGATCCGGTGGCGCTGCTCGGCATCCTCAGGACCTTTGCCGATACCCCGCTGGAGACGATCCGCGGGTTCGCGCAGCCGACGCTGGTGGTGGCGGGCGTCGATGATTTCGACAATGGCTCGGCGAAGGACCTCGCGGACACGCTGCCCAACGCGACGTACACGGAGATACCCGGCGGCCACATGAGCTGCGTCGCCAAGCCGGAACTGGGGCAGGCAATCGCAGCGTTTCTGTAA
- a CDS encoding M2 family metallopeptidase produces MIRTVISTAALACALASPAVAQNAPAAPAPATPATADAFVAEAEKTSADRSVDAQRVAWVNATYITDDTDALAAKSGAEMTDLAVQYGLGAARYQALPGLSYDTKRKLDLMRGGITLPAPTTAGQSAELATLTTRMSSSYGKGKGLLDGKPINGSDIEEAMGTSRDPAKLQEMWVSWHDNVGAPMRADYARMSAISNEGAKELGYADVGALWRSGYDMPPEQFARLTDQIWAEVEPLYKALHTYVRWKLNEKYGNAVQPKTGAIRADLLGNMWAQEWGNIYDIVAPAGAGDVGYDIGDLLKAKNYDPTRMVKQGEAFYSSLGFKPLPETFWQRSQIVKPADREVICHASAWDVDNVDDIRIKMCTKVNADDFITIHHELGHNYYQRAYNQQPFFYKNGANDGFHEAIGDTVALSITPDYLVKIGLLDAARVPSADKDIGLLLRQAMDKVAFLPFGLLIDKWRWGVFSGAIKPDQYQAGWDALRLQYQGVKPPVARDETKFDPGAKYHIPAAVPYTRYFLARVLQFQFYEAACKQSGWKGPLHRCSFYGNKAVGEKLNAMLAMGQSKPWPDALEVFTGSRQMSGKALVQYFAPLKAWLDKQNKGKPQGW; encoded by the coding sequence ATGATCCGCACCGTAATCTCGACGGCCGCGCTTGCCTGCGCGCTTGCGTCTCCTGCCGTTGCCCAGAACGCCCCCGCCGCGCCTGCCCCCGCCACGCCTGCTACCGCCGACGCCTTCGTCGCCGAGGCGGAGAAGACCAGCGCCGACCGATCGGTCGATGCGCAGCGCGTCGCCTGGGTGAACGCCACCTACATCACCGACGATACCGATGCGCTGGCTGCCAAGTCGGGTGCGGAGATGACCGACCTGGCGGTCCAGTACGGCTTGGGCGCGGCGCGCTACCAGGCGCTGCCCGGCCTGTCCTACGACACCAAGCGCAAGCTGGACCTGATGCGCGGCGGCATTACGCTGCCGGCGCCGACCACGGCCGGGCAATCCGCCGAACTGGCGACGCTGACCACGCGGATGTCGTCCTCCTACGGCAAGGGCAAGGGGCTGCTCGACGGCAAGCCGATCAACGGCTCGGATATCGAGGAAGCGATGGGCACGTCGCGCGATCCCGCCAAGTTGCAGGAAATGTGGGTCAGCTGGCACGACAATGTCGGCGCGCCGATGCGGGCCGACTATGCCAGGATGAGCGCGATCTCGAACGAGGGCGCCAAGGAACTGGGCTATGCCGATGTCGGCGCGCTGTGGCGCTCCGGCTACGACATGCCGCCCGAACAGTTCGCCAGGCTGACCGACCAGATCTGGGCCGAGGTGGAGCCGCTGTACAAGGCGCTGCACACCTATGTCCGCTGGAAGCTGAACGAGAAATATGGCAATGCGGTCCAGCCCAAAACCGGCGCGATCCGTGCCGACCTGCTTGGCAACATGTGGGCGCAGGAATGGGGCAACATCTATGACATCGTCGCGCCCGCCGGCGCGGGCGATGTCGGCTACGACATCGGCGACCTGCTGAAGGCGAAGAATTACGATCCCACGCGCATGGTGAAGCAGGGCGAGGCATTCTATTCCTCGCTCGGCTTCAAGCCGCTGCCCGAGACCTTCTGGCAGCGTTCGCAGATCGTGAAGCCGGCGGACCGCGAGGTGATCTGTCACGCCTCGGCTTGGGACGTCGACAATGTAGACGATATCCGCATCAAGATGTGCACCAAGGTGAATGCGGATGACTTCATCACCATCCACCACGAACTGGGCCACAACTACTACCAGCGCGCCTATAACCAGCAGCCCTTCTTCTACAAGAACGGCGCCAATGACGGCTTTCACGAGGCGATCGGCGATACCGTCGCGCTGTCGATCACGCCGGATTATCTGGTGAAGATCGGCCTGCTGGATGCCGCCCGGGTGCCGAGCGCGGACAAGGATATCGGCCTGCTCCTGCGTCAGGCGATGGACAAGGTCGCGTTCCTGCCCTTCGGCCTGCTGATCGACAAATGGCGCTGGGGCGTGTTTTCGGGCGCGATCAAGCCGGACCAGTATCAAGCGGGGTGGGATGCGCTGCGCCTGCAATATCAGGGCGTGAAGCCACCCGTCGCGCGTGACGAGACCAAGTTCGATCCGGGCGCCAAATACCACATCCCGGCGGCGGTGCCCTATACCCGCTACTTCCTGGCGCGTGTGCTGCAATTCCAGTTCTACGAGGCGGCGTGCAAGCAGTCGGGCTGGAAGGGGCCGCTGCACCGCTGCTCCTTCTACGGCAACAAGGCGGTGGGCGAGAAGCTGAACGCGATGCTGGCGATGGGCCAGTCCAAACCGTGGCCCGACGCGCTGGAGGTGTTCACCGGCAGCCGGCAGATGTCGGGCAAGGCGCTGGTCCAGTATTTCGCGCCGCTCAAGGCGTGGCTGGACAAGCAGAACAAGGGCAAGCCGCAGGGCTGGTAA
- a CDS encoding AMP nucleosidase, producing the protein MTQAETVVAELDRLYTASVDRLKAALTAYLDGGTVPDAAARAEGCFAYPEIRLSFRGDDVRPTPMRSFGRLVSPGDYRISVTKPGLFADYLVEQLTLLIEDYDVTVEAVPGRQEIPFPYVLDPGHALSLDQVSAAELARYFPATELAFIGDEIADGLWLSIDGTRPLALFDALRTDFSLARLRHYMGTPAEHTQRFVLFTNYHRYVDEFVRWGASQLGEGSRFTALSGAGGIVIESPEDVDKLVTDSAWRRHQMPAYHLMAEDGTGITLVNIGVGPSNAKTICDHLAVMRPEAWLMIGHCGGLRPSQRIGDYVLAHAYLRDDHVLDDVLPPEIPVPAIAEVQVAMAKAAEIVSGQSGDELKRRLRTGTIVTTDDRNWELRYSKSALRFSLSRAVGIDMESATIAAQGYRFRVPYGTLLCVSDKPLHGELKLPGQANRFYERAINEHMRIGIEACEQLRLEGAKLHSRKLRAFNEPPFR; encoded by the coding sequence ATGACCCAAGCTGAAACCGTTGTCGCCGAACTGGACCGCCTCTACACCGCCTCCGTCGACCGGCTGAAGGCGGCGTTGACCGCCTATCTGGACGGCGGCACGGTTCCCGACGCCGCAGCCCGCGCCGAGGGCTGCTTCGCCTATCCGGAAATCCGCCTGTCGTTTCGCGGCGACGATGTCCGCCCGACGCCGATGCGCTCGTTCGGCCGCCTTGTCTCGCCGGGCGACTACCGGATCAGCGTCACCAAGCCCGGCCTGTTCGCCGATTACCTTGTTGAACAACTGACGCTGCTGATCGAGGATTATGACGTAACGGTGGAGGCGGTGCCGGGCCGGCAGGAAATTCCCTTCCCTTACGTCCTCGACCCCGGCCACGCGCTCAGCCTCGACCAGGTATCCGCGGCCGAGCTTGCCCGTTATTTCCCGGCCACCGAACTGGCCTTTATCGGCGACGAGATCGCCGACGGTTTGTGGCTGAGCATCGACGGCACCCGCCCGCTCGCGCTGTTCGACGCGCTGCGCACCGATTTCAGCCTCGCGCGGTTGCGGCACTATATGGGCACGCCGGCCGAGCACACGCAGCGCTTCGTGCTGTTCACCAACTATCACCGCTATGTCGATGAGTTCGTCCGCTGGGGCGCATCGCAACTCGGCGAGGGCAGCCGCTTCACCGCGCTGTCGGGCGCGGGCGGCATCGTCATCGAGAGCCCGGAGGATGTTGACAAGCTGGTGACCGACAGCGCGTGGCGCCGTCACCAGATGCCCGCCTATCACCTGATGGCAGAGGACGGCACCGGTATCACCCTGGTCAATATCGGCGTAGGGCCGTCGAACGCCAAGACGATCTGCGACCATTTGGCGGTGATGCGGCCCGAGGCGTGGCTGATGATCGGCCACTGCGGCGGACTGCGCCCCAGCCAGCGCATCGGCGACTATGTCCTTGCCCACGCCTATCTGCGCGACGATCACGTTCTCGACGACGTCCTCCCCCCGGAAATCCCCGTGCCGGCGATCGCGGAGGTGCAGGTGGCGATGGCGAAGGCGGCGGAGATTGTGTCGGGGCAGTCGGGGGACGAGTTGAAGCGGCGGCTGAGGACCGGGACGATCGTCACCACCGACGACCGCAACTGGGAACTGCGTTACTCCAAGTCGGCGCTGCGTTTCTCGCTGTCGCGCGCGGTCGGCATCGACATGGAGTCGGCGACGATCGCGGCGCAAGGCTATCGCTTCCGCGTTCCCTACGGCACGCTGCTGTGCGTCTCCGACAAGCCGCTGCACGGCGAGTTGAAGCTGCCCGGCCAGGCCAACCGCTTCTACGAGCGCGCGATCAACGAGCATATGCGCATCGGCATCGAGGCGTGCGAGCAGTTGCGGCTGGAGGGGGCCAAGCTGCACAGCCGCAAGCTGCGCGCGTTCAACGAGCCGCCCTTCCGCTAA
- a CDS encoding peroxiredoxin: MTITIGERLPSATLVKVTSDGPDQVDAASYFAGRRVALFAVPGAFTPTCSAQHLPGFVAQAEALKARGVDEVACTAVNDAFVLRAWSKASGADGVTMLADGNGDFARAIGLTMDGSKFGMGTRSRRYTMLVNDGVVEHLFVEQPGEFKVSSAEHLLSVL; encoded by the coding sequence ATGACGATCACCATCGGCGAACGCCTGCCCTCCGCCACGCTCGTCAAGGTGACGAGCGACGGGCCCGACCAGGTGGATGCCGCCAGCTATTTCGCCGGCCGCCGCGTGGCGCTGTTCGCGGTGCCGGGTGCATTTACCCCCACCTGTTCGGCGCAGCATCTGCCCGGCTTCGTCGCGCAAGCAGAGGCGCTGAAGGCGCGCGGCGTGGACGAGGTCGCCTGCACCGCGGTGAACGACGCCTTCGTGCTGCGCGCCTGGAGCAAGGCGAGCGGCGCGGACGGGGTGACGATGCTGGCCGACGGCAATGGCGATTTCGCCCGCGCGATCGGCCTGACGATGGATGGATCGAAGTTCGGCATGGGCACGCGCAGCCGGCGCTACACCATGCTGGTGAACGACGGCGTGGTCGAGCATCTGTTCGTCGAGCAGCCCGGCGAGTTCAAGGTGAGCTCGGCCGAGCATCTGCTGTCGGTCCTCTGA
- a CDS encoding YqgE/AlgH family protein produces the protein MLAVVNDATFLSGQFLLAMPGMGDPRFERAVIAMCGHDEHGALGIGLGATIEGLTLHDLLDQFQIAHGAAPDAPVHFGGPVEPRRGFVVHSLEWRGQDTINVADRWALSGTVDVLRAIAEGTGPERWVVALGYAGWEGGQLDGELARPGWFNVAGDTTLLFDTPAEERWTHAFAAAGVDPRLLVIGGGTA, from the coding sequence ATGTTGGCCGTCGTGAACGATGCGACCTTTCTGTCCGGCCAGTTCCTTCTGGCCATGCCCGGCATGGGCGACCCCCGGTTCGAGCGCGCGGTGATCGCGATGTGCGGCCATGACGAACATGGTGCGCTGGGCATCGGCCTGGGCGCGACGATCGAGGGGCTGACCCTCCACGACCTGCTTGATCAGTTCCAGATCGCGCATGGCGCCGCACCCGATGCTCCCGTCCATTTCGGAGGGCCGGTGGAGCCGCGCCGCGGCTTTGTCGTCCATTCGCTGGAATGGCGCGGCCAGGACACGATCAACGTGGCCGATCGCTGGGCGCTGTCGGGCACCGTCGACGTGCTGCGGGCGATCGCGGAAGGCACGGGGCCGGAACGCTGGGTGGTGGCGCTGGGCTATGCCGGCTGGGAGGGCGGGCAACTGGATGGCGAGCTGGCCCGGCCGGGCTGGTTCAACGTCGCGGGCGACACCACGCTGTTGTTCGATACCCCGGCCGAGGAGCGGTGGACGCACGCCTTTGCCGCTGCCGGCGTCGATCCGCGCCTGCTGGTGATCGGCGGCGGGACCGCCTGA